The DNA sequence GGGTGGGGGCCCCCAGGGCCTTCTCCAGGCTTCCTCCCAGCATGGTGCCGATCAGGACGGCGGCGTTCATCACCGCGCTGAAGGCGGCGAAGATCCGGCCCCGCATCTCCTGGGGGGTGTTGAGCTGGAGGATGGAGCGGGCGGGAATGATGAAGGCCAGGTTGGCCACGCCCGAGAGGAAGAGGGCCAAAAGCACCCAGGCGAAGACGGGGAAGGCCCCCACGGAGGCCTCGAGGAAGCCGAAGACCAAAAGGCCATAGAGGAAGAGCCGCTCCCGGGGAAGCCTCTGGGTGAGCCGGGGGACGAGGAGGGTGCCCAGGATCGCCCCCAGGGCCAGGCTGGCCTCCATCAGGCCGAAGCCGGTTGAGCCCACCTGGAGCCACTTCAGGGCCAGGACCACCCCCAGGGCCGTCTCCACCGAGCCGAAGGCGGCGGCGGCGAAGAGGGCCCCCACGGTGCGGCGGATGGCCGGGTGGCCCACCAGGTGGCCGATCCCCTCCTTCACCCTCTGCCAGTAGGCCGCCTTCTGGGCCCGCGCGTTGGGCCGCAGGGGGAGCAGGCCCAGGAGGATCAGCCCCGAGGCCAGGTAGGTGGCCGCGTCCAGGTAGAAGGCGTAGGCGGGGCCCACCGCCGCCACCAGCGCCCCCGCCAGGCCCACGAAGGCCACCTCGGAAAGCCGCTCCGCAAAGAGGACCAGGCCGTTGGCGCTGTCCACGTGCTTCTCCTCCACCAGGTCCGGGATCGCCGCGTTCTGGATGGGGTCGTGCAGGTCGCGCAGAAGCTCAATCAGGAAGACCAGAAGGAGGAGGACCGGGAGGCTTTTCGCCCCCAGAAGCGGGATCAGGGCCACCAAGGGGGCCCTTAGGAGGTCGGACCAGACCAGGAGAGCCTTCCGGTCCTGGGTGTCGGCCCAGGCGGAAAGGAGGGGGGAGAAGACCACCGTCCCCACAAGCTGCGCCCCCAGGGTCAGGGAGACCCAGAGGGCGTTCTCCGTGAGGAGGTAGACCAGGACCAGAAGGGCCACCCGGTGAACCTTGCTCCCGGCCTGGGAGACCAAATAGGCCAGGAATAGACGGAAGAATCCGGGGGAACGCAGGGCTTCCATACCACCTCCGGTTGTTTAGGAGTATACCCGGCTGACGCAAGGAGGCGGTCAGGTGGACGGAAAAAGCGTGCGCCGTGCTACAATCAGGGGGTTTGGAGGTGGGCCTTGGAGGTCTTTCTCATCCGCTACGGCGAAATCGCTTTAAAAGGGAAGAACCGCGCCTACTTTGAGGAGGCGCTGGCGGGGCGGCTGAGGCGGGCCTTGGCCCCCTGGGGGGGGAGGGTGCGCCGGGGGGTGGGGCGGTTCTTCGCCGAGGCCCCCGACCTCCCCGAGGTCCGCCGGGCCCTGGCCCGGGTCTTCGGGGTGGCCTCCTACAGCCCCGCCCTCCGGCTTCCCCTGGAGATGCCCGCCATCCAGGAGGCGGTCTTGCGCCTCGCCGAGGAGGAGGTGGCCAAGGGGGGGCGCACCTTTCGCGTCCAGGCCCGCCGCGCCGAGAAGCGGTTTCCCCTCACCTCCGAGGAGCTCAACCGCCGCCTGGGGGCTTTGGTCCTGGAGCGCTTCCCGGGCCTGAAGGTGGACCTGGAGGCGCCGGACTTCACCCTGTTTTTGGAGGTCCGCCTCGAGGGGGCCTACCTCTACACCCAGAAGCTGCCCGGCCCCGGCGGCCTCCCCGTGGGGGTCACGGGCCGGGCCCTGGCCCTCCTCTCCGGGGGGATAGACAGCCCGGTGGCCGCCTGGATGGGGATGAAGCGGGGCCTCACCGTGGACCTGGTCCACTTTGACGCCCCCCCCGCGGCCACCGCCCGGGGCAAGGTGGAGGCCCTGGCCGAGGTCCTGGCCGAATGGGGGGGGCCTTTCCGGCTTTTTGTCGTCCCCTTCACCAAGGTCCAGCTCCAGATCGGCCGGCACGTCCCCGAGCGCTTCCACACCCTGGTCCTGCGCCGGATGATGGTGCGCTTCGCGGGCCTTTTGGCCGAGCGGGAGGGGGCGCTGGCCCTCCTCACCGGGGAGAGCCTGGGCCAGGTGGCCAGCCAGACCCTGGAGAGCCTGCGGGTGGTGGACGAGGCGAGCGCCCTCCCCATCCTCAGGCCCCTGGTGGGGCTGGACAAGGAGGAGATCGTCGCCTTGGCCAAGCGGGTGGAGAGCTACGAGATTTCCATCCGCCCCGAGGAGGACTGCTGCGTGGTCTTCGCCCCCCGCCACCCGGCCACCCGGCCCCGGCTGGACCAGGTGCAAAGGGCCGAGGCCCCCCTGGACGTGGCCGCCCTTCTGGAGGAAGCCCTGGCGGGGATGGAGATCCTTTCCTACGGGACGACCAACAGGTAGGCCACCCGGCCCCCTTCCCGGGCCAGGACCAGCTGCCCCTGGGCCAGGGGGTAGACCAGGAGGTCCTTGAGCCGCCGGGGCACCTCCCCCGCCGCGCCCACGTACACCCCTTCCTCCGCCGGCCTCAAGGAGAGGACCTGGGGCCCCACCTTCAGGGCCTGGGGCTCGGTGCTCAGGGAGAGGGTGCCCACCTCCCGCCCCAGGGTCTCCCGGGTGGGGGTCTTGCGGCGCAGGTGCTCCCCCAGGACGCTCCCCAGGGTCCGGGCCTCCTGCTCCAGGCCCAGGGCCCGGCCCACCTCCTCCAGGAGGGGCAGGGGGTCCTGGCCCTTGAGCCGGGCGGCCACCACCTGGAGCCCCTTGCGGGCGAAGTCCTGCAGGGCGTCCGGGGGGGCCTGGCGGTACTTCTGGGCCAGCTCCGGCCCGAAGCCCTCCAGGGCCTCCCCCTTGAGCCGGGCGGAGAGGGCCCGCAGAAGCCGCAGGTGGGCGAAGTCCTTCCCGGGGTAGAGGAGGTAGGCCAGGACCCGGCCCTCCCCCAAAAGCTCGTACAGCCGGGCCGACTCCCGGGCCTCGAGGCGCAGGTGAAGGAGGCCCTCCCGGTGCACCGCCCAGACCTCCAGGTCCCCCATCGGGAGGACCATCCGCTCCTCCAAAGTGTAATCCTCCCCCATGAGCCCCAGGTACCAGACCTCCCCCACCCGGGAAAGGGTGAGGTCCAGCCCGTCCAGCCGGACCCGCCCCGGGGCCAGGGGAAGGGTGAGGAGGCCGGGCCGGGCCTCCCCGGGGGCGGGGACCTCGGGCCAGGGCACCTCCCCCTTGGGGGCGGGGAGGAGGGCGAGGAGGCCGAGGAGTCTTTCGGCCGCCACCAGGAAGCGGCGCTTGTCCTCCTCCAGGAGGAGGCTGATCCGCCGCTCCTCCTGGGCCGCCTGCTTGAGCCTCGCCTCCAGGGCCTCGAGCTCCTTGGCGCTCAGGCCCAGCCTCCGCCCCTCCTCCAGGGCCCTCTGCAGGGCCTTCAGGTCGGGCCTGGGCCCCACGGGGTAGAGGGCCTCGTTTTCCAGGAGCTTCCGGAAGGCGCGGCGGAAGTAGGTCCGGGTCTCCTCCGGGGGCAGGGGCAGGTGGTCGGTGAGGCCGAGGGCGGTTTCCAGGAACTCCTCCAAAAGCCCTGCCGCCACCTCCCGGTTGTCCAGCTCCGCGATGGGGTCGGAGAGGGAGGGGATGGGGAGGCTAGGGTTGAAGCGGTTCAGGGCGAAGTCGCGGCTGAACCCGGGGGTCTTCTGGTACTCCTGGAAGTTCTGGAGGAAGGCGTAGAGGAGGCGTAAGGCCTCCCGCCCTCCTTCCAAAAAGCCCTTGGCCCGCTCCTTGAGCTCCTTCCCCACCCAGATGCGCCAGACCTCCAGGCCCAGGGCCCGCAGGACCCGGTCGGGGTTCTCCCGGGGGGGCTCCGCCTCGAGCTCCGGGAGGAGGATGGGGGCCTCGGCGGGCGGGGGGGCGGCGGGCTTGAGGCTCCGGTAAAGTTGGTCCGCCTGGCGGAAGCGCTTGGCGAGCTGGGGGGAGAGGCGGGCCGAGAGGAGGGTCTGGCGGAGGCGCAGGAGGCTGACCCGTCCCCCCTTGGGGGCCTGGCCCTGGGCCAGGGCCTCCACCTTGTACTCGTAAAGGTCCACCAGGTCGGAAAGGACCTCGGGGCTTAGCGCCTCGCCCTTCATCCTTCTGTAGTATAAGGGGGATGCGCCTTGTTCCCCGGTTCACCGTGGCCGCCATTTCCTACCTTGGGCGCCGTGCCAACAACGAGGACTTTCACCGGGCCATGGCTTTCCGTCTGCCCGCGGGCCACCTCCTCTTCTTGGCCGTGGCCGACGGGATGGGCGGGCAGGAGGCGGGGGAGTGGGCCAGCAAGGTGGCCATAGAGGCCCTGACCGAGGCGGTGCGGGCCTATGTGGACCAGGCCAACGGGGGCCGCCGGGTGGTAGGGCTTCCCGAGGTTTTGGAACGGGCCTTCGCCCTGGCCCAAAGGCGGGTCCTGAAGGAGGGGGAGAAGCCCGGGCGGAAGGGGATGGGGACCACCCTGACCGCCCTTTTGCTGGCGGACTGGAGCCGGGAGGGGGTGGTGGCCCACATCGGGGACAGCCGGGCCTACCGGCTCACCCGGGAGGGGGTGCGGCGGATCACCCAGGACCACTCCTGGGTGGCGGAGCAGGTCCGGATGGGCCTCCTCTCCCCCCAGGAGGCGGAGCGCCACCCCTTTCGCAACCTCCTCACCCGGGCCATCGGCCTCGAGGAGGCCAAGGCCGACCTCTACCCCCTCCGCCTCCTGCCCGGGGAGGGGGTCCTGCTGACCACGGACGGCCTCTACACCCTGGTGCCCGAGGAGGAGTGGCGCTTCGGGCGGGACCTGCAGGCGGACCTGGAGGCCCTGGCCGCCCTGGCCCTGAGGCGGGGCGGGGGGGACAATCTGACCGCGGTGGCGGTGAGGGAGGAGGCATGACCCTTCTTCTGGCCTTCCTCCTGGTGGTTTTGACCGCGGTCCTGGCGGTCCGGATGCGGCCCACCCCGCTTTACCTCCTCCTCTTGGGCCTGGCCGGGGTAGGGGTGGGGCTGGGGGTCCGGCTCGAGGCCCTGGCCCCCGCCCTCCTTCCCCTGGGCTTCCTCCTCGCCCCGCGCCTTCCTAGGGTCCGCCCGAGGAGCCGGAAGACCGCCCCCGCCTCCCGGCCCCGCCGGGGCCGCACCTCCACCGCCGAGGAGGCCATCCTCTCCCAGCGGTACGAGATCCTGGAGAAGGTGGGGGTGGGGGGGATGGCCACGGTCTACAAGGCCAAGGAGAAGAAGACGGGCCGGATCGTGGCCCTGAAGGTTCCCCAGGAGCGCTTCGTGGGGGACCCCCGCTTCGTCCGCCGCTTCCACCGGGAGGCGGAGGTCCTGGCCCGGATGGACCACCCGAACATCGTCAAGGTCTACGACCACGGTCAGCTGGACGGGACCCACTACATCGCCATGGAGTTCCTGGACGGGGTGGGGCTGGACAAGCTGATCGAGGAGCGGAAGCTCACCCTAAGGCAGGCGGCCGCCCTTCTGGCCCGGGTGGCGGACGCCCTGCGGCACATCCACGCCCAGGGGATCGTCCACCGGGACATCAAGCCGGGGAACATCTTCGTCCTCAAGGGGGCCCTGCGGCCGGACGGGGTGGACCCGAGGGGGGTCCGGCTCATGGACTTCGGCATCGCGGCGGGCAAGGTCCTGACCCGGCTCACCATCACCGGGGCCCGGATCGGGACCCCCGTGTACATGAGCCCGGAGCAGGCCAAGGGCCAAAGGCTGGACCACCGCTCGGACATCTACAGCCTGGGGGTGGTCCTCTACGAGGCCCTGACCGGCCAGCCCCCCTTCTCGGGAAGCTACGAGGCGGTGATCCACCAGCAGATCTTCCAGACCCCCACCCCCCCCAAGCAGCTCAACCCCGAGATCCCCGAGGTCCTCTCCAGCCTGGTTCTGCGGATGCTGGAGAAGGACCCGGCCAAGAGGCCCTCCCTCGAGGAGGTCATCCGGGTCCTGGAGGGGCCCTGGGAGGAGGAGGTGGGGCTTAAAGAGGCCCACTACCTCCTCCTGGGGGTGGAGGCCAAGAAGGGGACGGTGCGGCTTTTCAGCCTCGAGGGGGTGCCGGTGCGCCTCTTCTCCGGGATCGGCTCCGCACCAGGCCTCTTCCCCGTGCCGCCTTTGGCCGTGGTGGGGGATTCGGCCGGGGGGGTCTGGGTCAGCGTGTTTGAGCACGGGGCCAAGCTCCTCCACCGCTTCTCCCCCGAGGGCACCCTCCTCCTCTCCACCGGGCCCTACGGGATGAAGTTGGGGGAGTTCCTCCTGCCTTTGGCCCTCGTGGCCTACGGGGAGAGCCTCTTCGTCCTGGACGGGGAGACGGCCACCATCACCCGGATGGACCTCCAGGGCACCCCCTTGGCCCGGTTCGGGGGGACGGGGCCGGGGCGGGGGACCTTCCAGTCCCCCAAGGCGCTGGCGGTGACCCGGGAGCACCTCTTCGTGCTGGACTACGGCAACCGCCAGGTGCAAAGGCTCTCCTGGGAGGGGGCCTACCTCTCCCGGTACGCCTTCCGGAAGAGCCGGGACTCGAGCGAGTTCCGGCTCATCCTGGGCCTGGGGGCGGACGAGGAGCGGCTGTACCTCTACGACGCCGAGGCGGAGAGGGTCCGGGTCCTCTCCTTCGCGGGCGAGCTCCTCGCCTCCTGGCCCCTGCCCGTCTCCGAAGGGGAGGACCGGATGAGCCTGGTGGACCTGGTGGCGCTGGACGGGGTCCTCTACGCCGCCCGCCGGGGTGGGGGGCGGGTCTACCGCCTGAAGGGGGGAGAGGCCCTTCCGCCCATAGAGGTCTACGCCCCCATCCGGGCCCTCTCCCTTTGGAAGAACCCCCAGGCCCCTAAGCCTTAGGAGGGAGGGCTATGCCCAAGGTGCTCGTGGTGGAGGACGACCCCGGGGTCCGGGAGGCTTTGGAGCTGGGCCTTCCCCTCTTCGGCTACCAGGTGGAGGCGGTGGCCACGGGGCAGGAGGCCCTATGGAGGCTTCCCGGGGCCGACCTGGTGGTCCTGGACGTCCTCCTCCCCGACCGGGACGGGTTCGCGCTCCTCAAGGAGATCCGGGCCCGCTCCCAGGTCCCCGTCCTGATGCTCTCCGCTTTGGGGGAGGTGGAGTGGCGGGTCAAGGGGCTGAAGGAGGGGGCGGACGACTACCTGGCCAAGCCCTACAGCCTCCAGGAGCTGGTGGCCCGGCTGGAGGCCCTGCTCCGCCGCGCCCAGGGCCAGGCCGAGGCCCTGCGGGTGGGGGAGCTCGTCCTCTACCCCCGGCGGATGGAGGCCTACCGGAAGGACCGGAGGCTCCTCCTTTCCCCCAAGGCCTTCGCCCTCCTCCAGGCCTTCATGGAGCGGCCCGGGGAGGTGCTCTCCAAGGAGCACCTGATGCACAGGGTCTGGGGGGAGGAGGTGGAGCCCAACACCTTGGAGGTCCACCTCTCCGCCCTGCGGCGGGAGCTGGGGGACCCCCCTCTTTTGGAGACGGTCCGGGGCTACGGGTACCGGCTTAGGGATGACGCTTAGAGCCCGCCTCCTCCTCGTCCTCCTCCTGGCCCTTCTGGGCCTGGCCCTCACCCTGGGGGGGCTCAGCCTGAGCGAGGCCCGACGGGCGGTGCGGGAGGACCTGGAGGGGGCCCTCTTCGCCCGCCTCTCCCTCCTCAAGGAGGAGGGGGTGAGCCTGGAGGAGCTCTTCCGCCTGGCCCAGGGCTTCGGGGGCGGGGTGGGGTTTGTGGTCCGAGGGGAGGAGGTGGTCTACACCGACCTCGCCCCCCACACCCTCCCTCCGGAGCTTCCCAAGGCCCTGGCCCGGGGGGAGGCCTACCGGGGCCTCGAGGGGGGGTGGCTCCTGGTGGCCCTGCCCACGGAGGGAGGGGGGTTCGGCCTCATGGTGAGCCTGGAAGGGGTGCGCAACCTCCCAAGGCGGCTCCTCCTCCTCTACCTCACCTACGGGGGCCTCCTCCTCCTTCTGGTCTACCTGGTCTTTGCCTTCCTCCTCCTCCGGGCCCTCGCTCCCCTCTACCGCCTGGAGCGGGAGGTGGCCCGCCGCTCGCCCCTGGACCTCTCCCCCCTGCCCGTGCCCTCTTTGCCCGAGCTCAGGCCCATCGTCCAGGCCCTCAACCGCCTGTTCGCCGAGCTCGAGGAGGCCCTGAGCCTGGCCCAGCGCTTCGCCTACCACGCCTCCCACGAGCTCCGCACCCCCCTCGCGGCCCTCAAGGGGTACCTGGAGGTCCTGGAGCGCTTCCCAGAGCCTCGGGCCCTCCAGGGGGCCCTGCGGGAGGCCCGGCGCATGGAGGCCCTCCTCCAGGGGCTTCTGCAGCTGGCCCGCCTCGAGGGCCGCCCCCTGAGGCTGGAGCCGGTGGACCTGAGGGACCTCCTCCTGGGCCTGGGGCTTAAGGAGGTGGAGGGAGAGGGGAGGGTCCTGGCGGACCGGGAGGCCCTGGAGATGGCGGTGCGCAACCTTCTGGAGAACGCCCGCCTCCATGGAAAGGAGCCCGTCCGGGCCCGCATTG is a window from the Thermus filiformis genome containing:
- a CDS encoding MFS transporter — translated: MEALRSPGFFRLFLAYLVSQAGSKVHRVALLVLVYLLTENALWVSLTLGAQLVGTVVFSPLLSAWADTQDRKALLVWSDLLRAPLVALIPLLGAKSLPVLLLLVFLIELLRDLHDPIQNAAIPDLVEEKHVDSANGLVLFAERLSEVAFVGLAGALVAAVGPAYAFYLDAATYLASGLILLGLLPLRPNARAQKAAYWQRVKEGIGHLVGHPAIRRTVGALFAAAAFGSVETALGVVLALKWLQVGSTGFGLMEASLALGAILGTLLVPRLTQRLPRERLFLYGLLVFGFLEASVGAFPVFAWVLLALFLSGVANLAFIIPARSILQLNTPQEMRGRIFAAFSAVMNAAVLIGTMLGGSLEKALGAPTLFLLAGLMVSLVAALTLLTGGIPEARRSPEERST
- the thiI gene encoding tRNA uracil 4-sulfurtransferase ThiI codes for the protein MEVFLIRYGEIALKGKNRAYFEEALAGRLRRALAPWGGRVRRGVGRFFAEAPDLPEVRRALARVFGVASYSPALRLPLEMPAIQEAVLRLAEEEVAKGGRTFRVQARRAEKRFPLTSEELNRRLGALVLERFPGLKVDLEAPDFTLFLEVRLEGAYLYTQKLPGPGGLPVGVTGRALALLSGGIDSPVAAWMGMKRGLTVDLVHFDAPPAATARGKVEALAEVLAEWGGPFRLFVVPFTKVQLQIGRHVPERFHTLVLRRMMVRFAGLLAEREGALALLTGESLGQVASQTLESLRVVDEASALPILRPLVGLDKEEIVALAKRVESYEISIRPEEDCCVVFAPRHPATRPRLDQVQRAEAPLDVAALLEEALAGMEILSYGTTNR
- a CDS encoding PP2C family protein-serine/threonine phosphatase, with amino-acid sequence MRLVPRFTVAAISYLGRRANNEDFHRAMAFRLPAGHLLFLAVADGMGGQEAGEWASKVAIEALTEAVRAYVDQANGGRRVVGLPEVLERAFALAQRRVLKEGEKPGRKGMGTTLTALLLADWSREGVVAHIGDSRAYRLTREGVRRITQDHSWVAEQVRMGLLSPQEAERHPFRNLLTRAIGLEEAKADLYPLRLLPGEGVLLTTDGLYTLVPEEEWRFGRDLQADLEALAALALRRGGGDNLTAVAVREEA
- a CDS encoding protein kinase domain-containing protein; translated protein: MTLLLAFLLVVLTAVLAVRMRPTPLYLLLLGLAGVGVGLGVRLEALAPALLPLGFLLAPRLPRVRPRSRKTAPASRPRRGRTSTAEEAILSQRYEILEKVGVGGMATVYKAKEKKTGRIVALKVPQERFVGDPRFVRRFHREAEVLARMDHPNIVKVYDHGQLDGTHYIAMEFLDGVGLDKLIEERKLTLRQAAALLARVADALRHIHAQGIVHRDIKPGNIFVLKGALRPDGVDPRGVRLMDFGIAAGKVLTRLTITGARIGTPVYMSPEQAKGQRLDHRSDIYSLGVVLYEALTGQPPFSGSYEAVIHQQIFQTPTPPKQLNPEIPEVLSSLVLRMLEKDPAKRPSLEEVIRVLEGPWEEEVGLKEAHYLLLGVEAKKGTVRLFSLEGVPVRLFSGIGSAPGLFPVPPLAVVGDSAGGVWVSVFEHGAKLLHRFSPEGTLLLSTGPYGMKLGEFLLPLALVAYGESLFVLDGETATITRMDLQGTPLARFGGTGPGRGTFQSPKALAVTREHLFVLDYGNRQVQRLSWEGAYLSRYAFRKSRDSSEFRLILGLGADEERLYLYDAEAERVRVLSFAGELLASWPLPVSEGEDRMSLVDLVALDGVLYAARRGGGRVYRLKGGEALPPIEVYAPIRALSLWKNPQAPKP
- a CDS encoding response regulator transcription factor, giving the protein MPKVLVVEDDPGVREALELGLPLFGYQVEAVATGQEALWRLPGADLVVLDVLLPDRDGFALLKEIRARSQVPVLMLSALGEVEWRVKGLKEGADDYLAKPYSLQELVARLEALLRRAQGQAEALRVGELVLYPRRMEAYRKDRRLLLSPKAFALLQAFMERPGEVLSKEHLMHRVWGEEVEPNTLEVHLSALRRELGDPPLLETVRGYGYRLRDDA
- a CDS encoding sensor histidine kinase yields the protein MTLRARLLLVLLLALLGLALTLGGLSLSEARRAVREDLEGALFARLSLLKEEGVSLEELFRLAQGFGGGVGFVVRGEEVVYTDLAPHTLPPELPKALARGEAYRGLEGGWLLVALPTEGGGFGLMVSLEGVRNLPRRLLLLYLTYGGLLLLLVYLVFAFLLLRALAPLYRLEREVARRSPLDLSPLPVPSLPELRPIVQALNRLFAELEEALSLAQRFAYHASHELRTPLAALKGYLEVLERFPEPRALQGALREARRMEALLQGLLQLARLEGRPLRLEPVDLRDLLLGLGLKEVEGEGRVLADREALEMAVRNLLENARLHGKEPVRARIAPEGGGVWVWVEDRGPGFPPELLERAFEPFVHGGRGLGLGLALVALVARRHGGRVRAENLLPGARVGLWLPSAPLQLSPDAPFRPKG